GAAGAAGCGGAACACGCCGCGCCCATCCTGCTTTCCGAGGTACAGTGCGAGATCGGCATTCTTCAGCAGGGTGTCGGCATCTGCGCCATCGCCGGGCCCAACTGCGATACCGATACTGGCGCCGGTGGCGACCTGATGACCATCGACTTGCAGCGGATGATAGAGCTGATCGAGGATCGCTTGCGCCAAAGCGCGCGGCCGATCCGGATCGCCGCGATGATCGAGGATGATCGCGAATTCGTCGCCGCCGAGCCGGCTGACGACGCCGTCCGGCGCCAGCCCGCTGAGTATTTCGCCAACCCGGCGCAGCAGGACATCGCCGACCGGATGGCCGAGCGTGTCGTTCACGCCCTTGAAGCCATCGAGATCAAGGCACAGGATCGCCACGCTCTCGCCCCGCTTGCTCGCCCGCGCGAGCCCCGCATCGAGCTGCTCGCGGAAGTAGGTGCGATTGGGCAGGCCGGTTAGAGAATCGTGGAACGCCAGATGCGTGATTCGGTGTTCGCGCTCCACGATCCCGGCCGACATCAGGTTGAAACTGTGGGCCAGCCGCCCGACTTCATCGTCGCTCTGTACGATCAATTCGGTGCGGTTGCCCTCCTCCAGCGCACGCGCGGCGGCATCGAGCGCGGCGATCGGACGAGCGATGCCGTTGGCCAGGCGACGACTGCCGAGCAGCACCAGGATCAGCCCGATGACGCCGGCAAGCGTGATGCCGATCTGCATCGTACGATAGGGTGCCATTGCCGCAGTCCAGGGATAGCTGAGCAGCAGCACCGCCTCGGCCTTGCCGGTGGGCCCGGCCAGCGGCTTGGCAAGCGCGAACGCCCAGCCGCCGGGCAGGAGGAGCGCGCTTGGTGCGCGCTCGCCTGCGATGGCACGCGCGACGAAAACATCCAGTGCGGCATCGCCGCGCGTCCGCCCACCGCCCCCGTGCCACTGCGCGGCACCGCGGTGTTGCAGGATCGCGGCGGTCAGCGGAATTGCCGAGAGGCGCTGTAACGCCGTCATTTCACCCGCGTCGAGCGGGATCGCGAAGATAACCCAACCGATTTCCATCGGGGCTAGGACCGGCGACACGATCAGGCGAAAGACGCCCTTCTTCGTGGCGATTACCGCATCGCGCCGGCCGCTCGCCAGCGTGGTGGGTACCGTCGCGACCGCATGGCGCAGCTCCGGCAGGCCGTTTCCGATGATGTCGCCCGCAGAATCGACGAAGAACGTCTGCGCGACGTCGGCCCGCGCTGACAGATTGGCGAGCGCGGATTCGATCGTCGGCCGATCGCCGCTCGCTATCGCGGAGCGGAAGCCGAAGTCGCGCGCGAGAACCGACGCGCTGTCGCCGAGCGATCGTGCCCGCAGCGCCCAGATCCGATCATAGACGCTGCCGCTCGCGCTCAACTCCGCCTGGACGGTGTCGCGGGCATTTTTCCAGATCACGATCTGGGAAATACCCGCGATGCTTAGCAGGCACAGTGCGAACAGCATGCCGTACAGAACGACCAGGCGCGTGCTTAGCTGCCGAAATCGCCAGGCGGGCAGGGACGAGCGCAACCGGTTTAGAGGCGCCATGTCAACGACCACGGATCGTGTAGGTGGTGCTGTATCCGGTCGCGCTTACGGTCGCGGGTTGCGACAGCATATTATCGGGGGTGCGGATGGTGGGGTGCCAGATCCGCACCGACGCCGCGCCTGCGGGCACGCCGGTGATCGCCGCACGACCGTTGGCGTCGGTCTGCATCGCATAAGGTGTGTCGACCACGAGCACGAAGCCGCTCATCGCGTCATGGATATTGCAGCCGAGCGCCACCACGCCGGCCTTGTCGAACACGACCGATCGCGTTTCCTCTTTGCCGTAGAGTTTCAGGTCGAACCGTTTGGGCTTCGAGAAGGAATAGACATGGTGCCGCACCTTGTCGCGGTTCGGGAAGGTGACCGTTGAGCCGACCGGAACGATCAGTACGTGCGGTGCGAAGGTGATGTTCTTCTGCGCCATTTCATAGGCGTAATCGAATTTAATGGGGCCTGCGGGTTTGCGGGCGGCATCGATGAGGACGACTGCACCAGCCAGCGGCTTGCCATCGCTGCTACGGACCTCGACCGTGACGGTCGCTGCGCCTGCCATGTCAGGAATGAAAGATGCTGCCGAGATGGCCAGAACGAACGAGCAAAACATACGCATCGGGTGGCAATAGCCGCGATTGGTAACGGATTGGTGATACGCAGCTTTACTGAAAAATAACGATGATTTCGTAACGGTTTCCGGCGGTGATCGGTGGTGCCGCGGGTGAGGTTCGGGATGACGCGTTTTCTTTGCCATGTGCTGTTCGCGATGATCGGAATGGCCTTGGTTACCCCGGCAACCGCACGGGAGCTCCGTCAAGGCGGCAAACTCTTGCTGACGGGCGGCGTATCGACGGTCGAGGGGTCGGCGGGTGGCGGTCTTGCCACTTGGTCGCTGATCGCCGGCAACGAAACCGATGCAGGGATCGGCGGGACGGCGCACGCCACCATCGTCGCGCTGCCGGACTTCGACCTGAGGAGCGTCGGCGGCGCGGTCGGCATCCGGAACCGGGTCGAACTCTCTTACGCGCATCAGGTGTTCAACACGCGCCAAGCGGGCGCAGCGCTCGGTCTCGGGCGCAATTTCAAATTCGCGCAGGACGTGTTCGGCGTGAAAGTCCGGATGGTCGGCGATGCCGTGTACGATCAGGACAAAGTGCTGCCGCAAATTTCGGTCGGCGTGCAGTATCGCCGCGCCGACAAGGCCGCGGTCATTGCCGCGGTTGGGGGCAAGCATGCGCAAGGCACCGACTTTTACCTGTCCGCCGCCAAAGTGGTGCTATCGAAGAGCCTCGTGCTCGGCGGTACGGTGCGCTTCACCAAGGCCAATCAGTTCGGCCTGCTCGGCTTCGGCGGGGATAAAAGCGACCGATATCACGCGGAGTTCGAGGGATCGGCCGGCGTGCTGGTTTCGCGTCGGCTCCTGATCGGCGCGGAACTCCGTACCAAGCCCGACAATCTCGGCTTCGCGCGCGAGCAAAAGGCGTATGATGCGTTCGCTGCGTGGCAATTTCATCGCCATCTGACCGTCACCGCCGCTTATACCGACCTGGGCGACATCGCCACGTTCAAGCGTCAGCGCGGCGGATTTCTGTCAGTCCAGGCAAGCTTCTGATCGAAGGCCATCCCATGCTTATCTTTGCCCTCGCGCTCGCCCTTGCGCTCCAAACCGTTCCGCCGGGCGAGGACCCGGTCGACCCCTATCCGCAAAGCAACAGCAATGCCGGTGCCATCCCGTTCAAGGGCAACGCCATGCTGGAAGCGTTTCACGGCAAGGCCGGGATCGACCGGATCGCCGATGGTCTCGTCAACCGGATCAAGGCCGACACCCGGATCGCCGACATTCTGAAGGGCCAGGATGAGGTCCGTCTGCGCCGGCTACTCAAAGAGCAGTTCTGCTACATTCTGAACGGCGGCTGCGACTATAGCGGGCGCACGATGAAGGCGGGGCATAAGGATCTTGGTCTGCAGACCGCCGACGTCGGGGCGTTGGTCGAGGATCTGCAAGCCGCGATGCGCACCGAACGTGTCGCCTTCTTCGCCCAAAACCGCTTCTTGGCGAAGCTGGCACCGATGAAGCGCGACGCTGTCGAGCGATAACCACTCGGGTCGCCGTCCGCCGGGAAAGTCCGGCGCGGCCGTTATGCAGGCGACCTCCCCGTATTGAGCTGCCTAGGACCAACGCCGATGTCATATTCGCGTCGATGCCAGGCGGCAGATACCGCCCCAACGTCCAGCGGGAACACGTAAAAACGCGCGCGATGCGATTCCCAGCACACCCTATTGACCAAGATCAAAGGGTGGCCGTGGAAGCCCGCCGATAGCGGTCCGGTTCAACGGGAAGGAACCGGGATGGAATCGATAGTAGCGCGGGCAGGATTCTGGCTGATTGTGGCCTTTTTCACTGCAGCCTGTGCGAGTCTTGCGGCGGATCGGGGATACGGCGTTCACATGTCGATCGCCGCGATATCGGCGCTGATCGTCGCCTTCGTGACGATGCGGCAGGCCGGAAAAGACCCGCGCACGCCGGACAGCAGCCGCTACTATGACGAGGTTATCCGCTGGGGCGTCATCGCCACGGTGTTCTGGGGCATTGCGGGGTTCGCCGTCGGCCTGTTCATCGCGCTGCAGCTCACTTTCCCGCTGCTCAACTTTCCGACCGAGTTCACCACCTTCGGGCGGCTCCGGCCGTTGCACACGTCGGCGGTGATCTTCGCGTTCGGCGGCAATGCGCTGCTGTGCTCGAGCTTCTACATTGTCCAGCGGACCTGCCGCGCGCGGCTGTTCGCGCCCGCGCTCGCGCGCTTCGTTTTCTGGGGATATCAGCTGTTCATCGTGCTGGCCGCGACCGGCTATCTGATGGGCGTGACCGAGGGGCGCGAATATGCCGAGCCCGAATGGTATGTCGACATCTGGCTGACGATCGTGTGGGTCAGCTACCTCGTGGTCTTCGCAGGCACGATCCTGAAGCGCAGCGAACCGCATATCTACGTCGCCAACTGGTTCTTCCTCGCCTTCATCATCACCGTCGCGATGCTGCATCTGGTCAACAATCTGACCGTGCCGGTCTCGTTCCTCGGTTCCAAATCCTATTCGGCCTTCTCGGGCGTGCAAGATGCGCTGACGCAGTGGTGGTACGGCCACAATGCGGTCGGATTTTTCCTGACTGCCGGCTTCCTGGGGATGATGTATTACTTCGTCCCAAAGCAGGCCGAACGCCCGGTCTACAGCTACCGCCTGTCGATCATCCACTTCTGGTCGCTGATCTTCCTCTACATCTGGGCGGGGCCGCACCATCTGCATTACACCGCGCTGCCCGACTGGGCGCAGACGCTGGGCATGGTGTTCTCGATCATGCTGTGGATGCCGAGCTGGGGCGGCATGATCAACGGGCTGATGACGCTCAACGGCGCATGGGACAAGGTTCGCACCGATCCGATCATTCGCATGATGGTGGCGAGCCTCGCCTTCTACGGGATGAGTACCTTCGAAGGGCCGATGATGTCGATCAAGACGGTCAATTCGCTCTCGCATTATACCAACTGGACGATCGGCCATGTCCATTCCGGCGCGCTGGGATGGAACGGGATGATCACCTTCGCCGCGCTCTATTACATGACGCCGCGGTTGTGGGGTCGCACGCGGCTCTACTCGCTCCGGATGGTCAATTGGCACTTCTGGTGCGCGACGCTGGGGATCGTGTTCTACGCCTCCTCGATGTGGGTCGCGGGCATCACCCAGGGGCTGATGTGGCGCGAATATGGGGCGGACGGCTACCTCGTCTACTCCTTCGCCGAGGCGGTCCAGGCGATGCACCCTTATTACCTGATCCGTGCGATCGGCGGGGGGCTCTATCTGGCGGGCGCCGTGATCATGGTCGTCAACATCTGGATGACCATCGCGGGCAAGCTGCGCACCGAGGCACCGCTCACCGAAACACCGTTCGACGCCCAGCGGGATCACCCGCTGACCCCGGCATCGACCCTAGCTGCCGCCAAGTAAGGAGGACCGGACCATGGCCAAATCATTCCTCCATCGCCACACCCGCATCGAGCGGAACGTCACGTTGCTCGGCGCACTGTCGCTCGTCGTGGTTGCGATCGGCGGCATCGTCGAAATCGCGCCCTTGTTCTGGATCCAGTCGACGGTTCAGAAGGTCGAGGGCGTCCGGCCCTATACCCCTCTCGAACTGGCCGGACGCGACATCTATGTCCGCGAGGGCTGCTATGGCTGTCACAGCCAGATGATCCGCCCGTTCCGCGACGAAGTGGAGCGCTACGGCCATTACAGCCTGGCGGCGGAGAGCATGTACGACCACCCCTTCCAATGGGGATCGGAGCGGACCGGGCCTGATCTGGCGCGCGTCGGTGGCCGCTATTCGGACGAATGGCACGTCCAGCATTTGACGGATCCGCGCTCGGTGGTGCCCGAGTCGATCATGCCGCAGTACGCCTTCCTCGCCGAGCGCGAGCTGAAGGGCGAGCCGATGGCGCAGCATCTGGTGGCGCTCAGCCGGGTTGGCGTTCCCTATTCGGCCGAGGACATCAAGCAAGCCGCCGCCGATTTCGAAACGCAGGCGGGCGGCGAAGGCGACACTGCCGGGCTGCTTAAGCGCTACCCCAAGGCGCAATCGCGCGATTATGACGGTGACCCGTCGCGCGTGACCGAGATGGATGCGCTGGTCGCCTATCTGCAGGTGCTGGGCACGCAAGTCGATTTCAAGGCGGCCAAGGCACAGGAGCGCGTGAAATGAGCTATGACGCGCTACGCCACTTTGCCGACAGTTGGGGCTTGGTCGCAATGACCGTGATGTTCCTGACCTTCATCGGCTGGACCTTCCTGCCCGGCGCCCGCGACGCGCATTCCCGCGCCGCCACCATGATCCTGGAAGACGAGGATGAAACCAATGGCTGAGCATGATCAGCGGATCGACGCCGCCACCGGCACCGGCTTTGTCGGGCATGAATGGGACGGGATCGAGGAACTCGACACGCCGATGCCGCGCTGGTGGCTGTACATTCTGTACGGCACGATCGTTTTCGCGATCGTCTATGTCGTGCTCTTTCCCGCAATCCCGACGCCGTCGGGCGGCAGCCCGGGGACGCTAGGCTGGTCGAGCCACGGCCAGCTGGCCAGCGAAATGCGTGCCGATGCCCAGCAGAAGGGCCCGATCCTGGCGGCGATTGCCCAGACGCCGATCGAGCAGCTCGCCGCCAACCCCAAGCTGCTGCACGCCGCGGAAGAAGGTGGGCGCGCCGCGTTCAAGGTCAATTGCGTCCAGTGTCACGGCGCGGGTGCGGCCGGCAGCGCGGGTTATCCCAATCTGAACGACGATGACTGGTTGTGGGGCGGTGACCCCGCCACGCTGCAGCAGACGCTCACCCACGGTATACGGCAGCCGGGCGACGATGCGACGCGCATGTCGCAAATGCCCGCCTTCGGCAAGGACGGCATCCTCACCGCGGCGCAGATTCAGGACGTCGTTTCCTATGTCCGTACGCTCTCCCGCCAGGAGGCGATGAACGCGGCGGCGGGCCGTGGGCAGTCGCTGTTCACCAACAATTGCGCAGTATGCCACGGCGATACTGGGAAGGGCGGGCGGACGGTCGGTGCGCCCAATTTGACCGATGGCATCTGGCTCTATGGTGGCGACCGCGCGACGTTGACGCGGACGATCACCAATGCGCGCTATGGCATCATGCCGGCATGGAACACGCGGCTCGACCCGGTCACGATCAAGATGCTCGCGACCTACGTCCATTCGCTGGGCGGTGGCGAAAAGCCTCCGACCCCCACGGCTCCGGCGGTAGCGGCCAATGTCGGATCCAAATGATCTCGTCCATCAGGAGCCATTCTTCGAGGCGCGCCGCAAGATCTTTCCGAAGGCGGTGCACGGCAGCTATCGGCGCCTGAAATGGGCGATCATGGCGATCACGCTGACGATCTATTACATCACGCCGTGGATCAGGTGGGACCGGGGTCCCTATGCCCCGCACCAGGCGGCGTTGATCGATATCGCGCACCGCCGCTTCTATCTGTTCTCGATCGAAATCTGGCCGCACGAATTCTATTACGTGGCGGGGATGCTCATCATGGCGGGGATCGGCCTGTTCCTCGTCACCTCGGCGGTGGGGCGCGCGTGGTGTGGCTATGCTTGCCCGCAGACTGTCTGGACCGACCTGTTCGTCCATGTCGAGCGGCTGATCGACGGGGACCGCAACGCGCAGTTTCGCCTGGCGAATGCGCCCTGGGGTCCGGCCAAGATCGGCCGCCGCGTGGTCAAGCACGCAATCTGGCTGCTGATCGCCGCGGCGACGGGGGGTGCGTGGATCTTCTACTTCGCCGATGCGCCGACGCTCGTGCGCCAATTGGTGGACGGCAGTGCGCCCTTCGTCGCCTATGCCACGATCGGCGTGCTCACCTTCACCACCTATACGCTGGGCGGGCTGATGCGCGAGCAGGTGTGCATCTACATGTGCCCGTGGCCGCGCATTCAGGCGGCCATGATGGACGAGCAATCGCTGGCGGTGACCTATAAATACTGGCGCGGCGAGCCGCGCACGCGCGGGCTGAAGCGGACGAATGACCTAGTCGAACTCGCGACCGAACCGCAGGCGCGGATCGGCGATTGTATCGATTGCAACGCCTGCGTCGCCGCCTGTCCGACGGGAATCGACATTCGCGAGGGGTCGCAAATCGGGTGCATCACGTGCGGGCTGTGTATCGATGCCTGCGACGACATCATGGTCAAGCTCGACCGTCCGACCCGGCTGATCGGCTATACGACCGAGGCCGACGCCAGCATCGCCGACACGGGCGGCACGCCGCATAGCGCGATCAAGCGCTTGCTCAGGCCGCGCACGCTGATCTATTTCTGCGTGTGGGGCGGCATCGGGTTGGGCATGCTGTTTGCACTTGGTAATCGTACGCGGATCGATCTCTCGGTCGAGCATGGCCGCAATCCGCAATGGGTGCGGCTGTCGGACGGGGCGGTGCGCAACAGCTACCTCGTCAAGGTGCGTAACATGGAAGCGCGGCCGCGTGACGTCGAAATTGCCATCGCCCACTTGCCGGGCGCCGTGCTGTGGGACGACGACGGCGAACGCCAGCGCGCGAGACAGGCGATCCGCCTGCATGTCGATGCCGACCAGGTGCGGCCGATTCAGCTTTTCGTCGCCGCGCCCGCCGCCGGCCCCGAACATGCCGACGTCACCTTCAGCGTCCGTGCGCTCGACGCCGAAGGCGGCAGCGCAGCCGACGTGACGCGTTTCGATCGTCCCGAAACCGAGGAGCATGAGCAATGACCCGTCGCTTTACCGGGCGGCACATGCTGTTGACGATGATCGCCTTTTTCGGCCTGATCATCGCGGTCAACGTGACGATGGCACGCTATGCCAGCGGTACGTTTGGCGGCGTGGTGGTCGAGAACAGCTATGTCGCGAGCCAGCGCTTCAACGGATGGCTGGCGGCGGCGCGTGCGCAGGATCGGTTGGGCTGGCATGTCGTGCCGACGGTGGATGCAGGCGGACGGCTGCACATCGTGGCGACTGGCGCGGATGGGGCGGTGGTGCTTGGCCGCATGACCGTGACGGCCCGCCATCCGCTCGGGCGCTTGCCCGATCAGACGATCCGGATGGTGCCGGGTGCGGGCGGCTATGTCGCCGATCGCCCGCTGCCGACCGGGCGCTGGCTGCTGCGGATCGATCTGCAAGCGGGCGGCCATGACGCACATTTCGAGGATGCGGTGCGGACATGAATGCGATCAGCCAGATCAGTCCTGCTGACGCGATGACGGAATCGCGCTTTGCGATCGAGGGGATGCATTGCGCGGGGTGCATCGCGCGGATCGAGGGGGCGGTGGGCAGGCTCGCGGGCGTTGCCACCGCGCGCGTCAATTTCGGCGCGCATCTGGTGGTGGTGCAACACGAATCGGACCTCGCCACCGACACGATCCGCGAGACGATTGAGGCGCTTGGTTTTCCCGCGCACGTGATGCGCGAGCGTGAGGTCGCGACCGTGCAGGATGAGAGCCGCGCATTGATGAAGGCGCTCGCGGTCGCGGGCTTCGCGGCGATGAACGTAATGCTGCTCTCGGTCGGGATCTGGTCGGGCGCGGAAGGGGCGACGCGCGATCTGTTTCACTGGCTGTCGGCGCTGATCGCGCTCCCGGCCATCGCCTATGCCGGCCGTCCCTTCTTCACCAGCGCCTGGCGCGTGCTGAAGCGCGGCCACACTAATATGGACGTGCCGATCACGATCGGCGTGATCCTCACCAGTGCGATGAGCCTGTACGAGACCGCAACCGGCGGCGAACATGCCTATTTCGACGGCGCGATCATGCTGCTGTTCTTCCTGCTCGCCGGGCGTTTCCTCGACAGCATGATGCGCGCGCGGGCGGCAGACGGCGTGGCGGCGCTGCTCGAACGCGTGCCTGCCGAGGTGCAAGTGTTGCGCCCCGACGGCTCGACCGAAATGCGCGCGGCGGCGGACATCGCGCCGGGGATGCGCGTGCTGGTGGCCGCAGGCGAGCGGATCGGCGTCGATGGTGTGGTGGAGATGGGCGAAGCGCATGTCGACCGTGCACTGGTGACCGGTGAGAGTGTCCCCGAGCGCGTGATGCCGGGTGCCACGGTGCTGGCGGGCACGATCGATCTCGACGCGCCGCTGACCGTGCGCGTCACCGCCGTCGGCACGCAGACCGTGATCGCCGAAATCGCGCGGCTGATGGAAAGCGCAGGGCAGGGCAAGTCGCGCTATGTCCGCATCGCCGACCGCGCAGCGCGGCTTTATGCCCCTGCGGTCCACAGCCTGGCGGCGCTGAGCTTTGTCGGCTGGATGCTCGCGGGGGCGGGGCTGCATCAATCGGTGATGATCGCGGTCGCGGTGCTGATCATCACCTGCCCGTGCGCGCTGGGGCTGGCCGTGCCGATCGCGCAAGTGGTGGCGGCGGGGGCGCTGATGCGCGCGGGCATTCTGATCAAGGACGGCTCGGCGCTCGAGCGTCTCGCGGAGGTCGACACCGTCTTGTTCGACAAGACTGGCACGATCACGCTGGCCGGGCTGACTCCGCTTGCCGGTCTGCCCGACGATGCGGGCGAGCGCGCCGCCTTGGGTGCGCTGGCGCAGGCCAGCCGTCACCCGCTCGCCCGCGCGATCCGCAATGCACTGGGTAATTCAACGGCAGGGGCAGTCGCAACCGGCATCACGGAACTGTCGGGCCTCGGCGTCGAGGCCATGATTGATGGCGAACGCGCGCGCCTGGGCCGGCCCGACTGGGTTGGCACGCAAGCGAGCGGCACCGAGGTGACGACCGCGTTCCGCTGGGGCGACCGCCCCGCCCGGGTGATCAATTTTGCCGATGTGATGCGCGCGGACGCGCCGCAGGT
Above is a genomic segment from Sphingomonas sp. HMP6 containing:
- a CDS encoding putative bifunctional diguanylate cyclase/phosphodiesterase is translated as MLFALCLLSIAGISQIVIWKNARDTVQAELSASGSVYDRIWALRARSLGDSASVLARDFGFRSAIASGDRPTIESALANLSARADVAQTFFVDSAGDIIGNGLPELRHAVATVPTTLASGRRDAVIATKKGVFRLIVSPVLAPMEIGWVIFAIPLDAGEMTALQRLSAIPLTAAILQHRGAAQWHGGGGRTRGDAALDVFVARAIAGERAPSALLLPGGWAFALAKPLAGPTGKAEAVLLLSYPWTAAMAPYRTMQIGITLAGVIGLILVLLGSRRLANGIARPIAALDAAARALEEGNRTELIVQSDDEVGRLAHSFNLMSAGIVEREHRITHLAFHDSLTGLPNRTYFREQLDAGLARASKRGESVAILCLDLDGFKGVNDTLGHPVGDVLLRRVGEILSGLAPDGVVSRLGGDEFAIILDHRGDPDRPRALAQAILDQLYHPLQVDGHQVATGASIGIAVGPGDGADADTLLKNADLALYLGKQDGRGVFRFFEPALDAAARKRRQLELDLREALHGGQFRLNFQPIFDLKKDRIGGFEALLRWEHPKRGNVPPIDFISVAEDTGLIIAIGDWVMQEACRQATAWPDHVRIAVNVSPLQFRNSGFQNVIFQALSRSGLAPNRLEVEITESVFLEGESSVLTLLHQLRAMGVRVALDDFGTGYSSLSYLRSFPFDKIKIDKSFVDSVAHDDSSAAIVRAIVDLANALHMETTAEGVEDSEQLAELRGQGCSSIQGYLFSRPIEGSAVMAMIAGPMSAVA
- a CDS encoding methylamine utilization protein; this translates as MRMFCSFVLAISAASFIPDMAGAATVTVEVRSSDGKPLAGAVVLIDAARKPAGPIKFDYAYEMAQKNITFAPHVLIVPVGSTVTFPNRDKVRHHVYSFSKPKRFDLKLYGKEETRSVVFDKAGVVALGCNIHDAMSGFVLVVDTPYAMQTDANGRAAITGVPAGAASVRIWHPTIRTPDNMLSQPATVSATGYSTTYTIRGR
- a CDS encoding DUF3034 family protein, which codes for MTRFLCHVLFAMIGMALVTPATARELRQGGKLLLTGGVSTVEGSAGGGLATWSLIAGNETDAGIGGTAHATIVALPDFDLRSVGGAVGIRNRVELSYAHQVFNTRQAGAALGLGRNFKFAQDVFGVKVRMVGDAVYDQDKVLPQISVGVQYRRADKAAVIAAVGGKHAQGTDFYLSAAKVVLSKSLVLGGTVRFTKANQFGLLGFGGDKSDRYHAEFEGSAGVLVSRRLLIGAELRTKPDNLGFAREQKAYDAFAAWQFHRHLTVTAAYTDLGDIATFKRQRGGFLSVQASF
- a CDS encoding group I truncated hemoglobin is translated as MLIFALALALALQTVPPGEDPVDPYPQSNSNAGAIPFKGNAMLEAFHGKAGIDRIADGLVNRIKADTRIADILKGQDEVRLRRLLKEQFCYILNGGCDYSGRTMKAGHKDLGLQTADVGALVEDLQAAMRTERVAFFAQNRFLAKLAPMKRDAVER
- the ccoN gene encoding cytochrome-c oxidase, cbb3-type subunit I, whose protein sequence is MESIVARAGFWLIVAFFTAACASLAADRGYGVHMSIAAISALIVAFVTMRQAGKDPRTPDSSRYYDEVIRWGVIATVFWGIAGFAVGLFIALQLTFPLLNFPTEFTTFGRLRPLHTSAVIFAFGGNALLCSSFYIVQRTCRARLFAPALARFVFWGYQLFIVLAATGYLMGVTEGREYAEPEWYVDIWLTIVWVSYLVVFAGTILKRSEPHIYVANWFFLAFIITVAMLHLVNNLTVPVSFLGSKSYSAFSGVQDALTQWWYGHNAVGFFLTAGFLGMMYYFVPKQAERPVYSYRLSIIHFWSLIFLYIWAGPHHLHYTALPDWAQTLGMVFSIMLWMPSWGGMINGLMTLNGAWDKVRTDPIIRMMVASLAFYGMSTFEGPMMSIKTVNSLSHYTNWTIGHVHSGALGWNGMITFAALYYMTPRLWGRTRLYSLRMVNWHFWCATLGIVFYASSMWVAGITQGLMWREYGADGYLVYSFAEAVQAMHPYYLIRAIGGGLYLAGAVIMVVNIWMTIAGKLRTEAPLTETPFDAQRDHPLTPASTLAAAK
- the ccoO gene encoding cytochrome-c oxidase, cbb3-type subunit II, with product MAKSFLHRHTRIERNVTLLGALSLVVVAIGGIVEIAPLFWIQSTVQKVEGVRPYTPLELAGRDIYVREGCYGCHSQMIRPFRDEVERYGHYSLAAESMYDHPFQWGSERTGPDLARVGGRYSDEWHVQHLTDPRSVVPESIMPQYAFLAERELKGEPMAQHLVALSRVGVPYSAEDIKQAAADFETQAGGEGDTAGLLKRYPKAQSRDYDGDPSRVTEMDALVAYLQVLGTQVDFKAAKAQERVK
- a CDS encoding cbb3-type cytochrome c oxidase subunit 3 — protein: MSYDALRHFADSWGLVAMTVMFLTFIGWTFLPGARDAHSRAATMILEDEDETNG
- the ccoP gene encoding cytochrome-c oxidase, cbb3-type subunit III, which encodes MAEHDQRIDAATGTGFVGHEWDGIEELDTPMPRWWLYILYGTIVFAIVYVVLFPAIPTPSGGSPGTLGWSSHGQLASEMRADAQQKGPILAAIAQTPIEQLAANPKLLHAAEEGGRAAFKVNCVQCHGAGAAGSAGYPNLNDDDWLWGGDPATLQQTLTHGIRQPGDDATRMSQMPAFGKDGILTAAQIQDVVSYVRTLSRQEAMNAAAGRGQSLFTNNCAVCHGDTGKGGRTVGAPNLTDGIWLYGGDRATLTRTITNARYGIMPAWNTRLDPVTIKMLATYVHSLGGGEKPPTPTAPAVAANVGSK
- the ccoG gene encoding cytochrome c oxidase accessory protein CcoG, whose amino-acid sequence is MSDPNDLVHQEPFFEARRKIFPKAVHGSYRRLKWAIMAITLTIYYITPWIRWDRGPYAPHQAALIDIAHRRFYLFSIEIWPHEFYYVAGMLIMAGIGLFLVTSAVGRAWCGYACPQTVWTDLFVHVERLIDGDRNAQFRLANAPWGPAKIGRRVVKHAIWLLIAAATGGAWIFYFADAPTLVRQLVDGSAPFVAYATIGVLTFTTYTLGGLMREQVCIYMCPWPRIQAAMMDEQSLAVTYKYWRGEPRTRGLKRTNDLVELATEPQARIGDCIDCNACVAACPTGIDIREGSQIGCITCGLCIDACDDIMVKLDRPTRLIGYTTEADASIADTGGTPHSAIKRLLRPRTLIYFCVWGGIGLGMLFALGNRTRIDLSVEHGRNPQWVRLSDGAVRNSYLVKVRNMEARPRDVEIAIAHLPGAVLWDDDGERQRARQAIRLHVDADQVRPIQLFVAAPAAGPEHADVTFSVRALDAEGGSAADVTRFDRPETEEHEQ
- a CDS encoding FixH family protein codes for the protein MTRRFTGRHMLLTMIAFFGLIIAVNVTMARYASGTFGGVVVENSYVASQRFNGWLAAARAQDRLGWHVVPTVDAGGRLHIVATGADGAVVLGRMTVTARHPLGRLPDQTIRMVPGAGGYVADRPLPTGRWLLRIDLQAGGHDAHFEDAVRT
- a CDS encoding heavy metal translocating P-type ATPase; translation: MNAISQISPADAMTESRFAIEGMHCAGCIARIEGAVGRLAGVATARVNFGAHLVVVQHESDLATDTIRETIEALGFPAHVMREREVATVQDESRALMKALAVAGFAAMNVMLLSVGIWSGAEGATRDLFHWLSALIALPAIAYAGRPFFTSAWRVLKRGHTNMDVPITIGVILTSAMSLYETATGGEHAYFDGAIMLLFFLLAGRFLDSMMRARAADGVAALLERVPAEVQVLRPDGSTEMRAAADIAPGMRVLVAAGERIGVDGVVEMGEAHVDRALVTGESVPERVMPGATVLAGTIDLDAPLTVRVTAVGTQTVIAEIARLMESAGQGKSRYVRIADRAARLYAPAVHSLAALSFVGWMLAGAGLHQSVMIAVAVLIITCPCALGLAVPIAQVVAAGALMRAGILIKDGSALERLAEVDTVLFDKTGTITLAGLTPLAGLPDDAGERAALGALAQASRHPLARAIRNALGNSTAGAVATGITELSGLGVEAMIDGERARLGRPDWVGTQASGTEVTTAFRWGDRPARVINFADVMRADAPQVMAQLEAMGFAPTILSGDRLEAVAALAERVGIVGIAGLSPADKFAFIDRQAALGKRVLMVGDGLNDGPALKRAHVAMAPATASDVGQLAADLVFFGDRLAAVPVAIIAARRTMGVVRQNFVLAVGYNILAVPLAMAGLVTPLIAALAMSGSSLIVVANALRLRGAAR